TTTCTGAAAATTAATGAATTAACGCATTTGTAGAAACATTGAATAAGATAATCACTTCGTTTTGATTTATTACAATCTTTCAGCCCACTGCGGCGCCTCAAAAACTTTTTGTATTCCGAATTACAAATCTCTGTACCAAATTGCTGTAAATCATCATATGTAAACCTTCGAAATCTTAGTGTCAGAATTCGTTTTGAACAATTATATATGACCTGTATATTGACATTTGTTTGTGTAGTCACACGTTTTCCTACGCCACttaaattttactattttatgaGCGACATGAGGAAAATGGTATAGGAATAACTTTTTCATGTTATCATATTGTACTTCGCAATTTTCCAGGTTACTTTCAGTATGCTTGAAATATACAATGAGCATGTTCGAGATTTGTTGACAAACAATACAAAAGCGATACCCGGTGGACTAAAGGTTTGATACTAATGTTGACACGATTACAATTTCCTCATCATTAATTACCATTTATGGGTAACCAGATCAGAAAAACCTATCATGTAATGTCTTATGTTCcatatttttgagaaatatacttgagtcactgtcgcttttcggttatggcttcctctacCCTAGTTTCCAAGGCTAAATAGTTTTTCTCTTCctcgaaataaatataaaaatctaatttttgaCACTAATATTTGCTTATTTTTGATATACTAGTTTTGCTGTATTTGACACCGATTTCCCTGagttttatagtgtatttcGCAAATTTCACGAGCGaacataaaatttataattggtTTTGATCTTGGTATCGTTTACTTCTCGGTTATTTTTCTTCGTACGGGCGACCTTGAAAAACaacatttggaacatattctagagagaacataacctCCATGTAACTTCCATGTAAAGCGTCTTAGATTACTCAaacttttaggtacaatcatGCCCCCACTAAAGTTCAAGTGTTTATAATTTTCTTCGTTTTCGTTGAAGTAATTAGGAAATTCATGGGTTCTGTTTTTAGGTCAACCTGTACGACTCCCTCCTTTTCTGAACTACAAACAAAAATCCGTTGATATGTGAAAAGCTACCATTCTTTATATAAAATTTCCGGTTTAGACATGTCTACTTAATTGTTTACTCACTGAGATTCGAAGCCTAGATCCGCAACTAGCATTGACAGCACAAGTCCAGAGTTCTCAAccacaaatatatatcaaccactgtcttttatttttacaagataatattttggggctcccgaagtatgcgaaccaagatggcggacatcggaatgtaatatgtgtactaggttagggttaggccataatttttttccaattttccttattttagtcctattatcagttcgaagactagccaagagcctcccgtagtatttatacctaaaattatggcctaaccctaacctagtacacatattacattccgatgtccgccatcttggttcgcatacttcgggagcaccaatattttatttaaatttggcCTGAATTCTAGGTCAGACAAGACCGCAATCAATCATTTTACGTTCCTGATTTGAAACAACTTCCATGTCGAGATTACAAAGCAATAGAAAGGTTAATGGAACAAGGAACAATCAATAGAACAACTGCTTCTACGAATATGAATGCAACAAGCAGTAGATCCCATATGGTCATAACAATTAAATTTAAGCAGGTGAGAAATGGAAATATAACATGACTATTGTTATATGAAAGGGTATATTTCTAGAAAACAAATGTTTGACGAGAAATGAATCACtttgatttatattatataatttgcaagaaccccccaaaaaataaaataataaatttatgaataaataaaaatattaagaccCAGAATAGATTGAACATATCCTCAAGAGAACATCAAAGtctttttaaattactcaactTTTTGGGTACAACCAAACACTCGTAGATGTTCAAAGGTTGAATACATTTTCTTCATTCTTGTacaagtaattaagaaatttgtgAAGTATGTTTTTTTGGGGTCACTAAGATATCGAAgtcataaaataatttgaatgaaaattgaaaataaaattcggAATATAAAGAGAAAACAATCATTTatgctgaaaataaaaatatgaaaacgacCAAAATAACTGAATTTACCGTATCTTGAATTAAGATAACCCAAGGAGTAGTTACGCCAATTCAATCTGTTTCTTATACTAATCAAGCCAATTCTAACGATCTTGCATCAAAGTTCCATCAACAAAATTTGTTTATCTTTTATGTGAACATCCTGAATTGGTACAAACTGACATTGTAATCTTATTCTTATACATTAACAGGTATTCAACAATGATCGTGGTGAAAGTACAACAAAAACAAGCGAAATCAATTTGGTAGATTTGGCGGGAAGCGAGAGAGCAAAATCTACCGGTGCCACAGGTGAATTgttatttctaaaaataaactaAGGTTGTAAACCTCTAAAGCACATCACATTCTTTTTTTgcaccaaaataaatttaacatcATAGGAAGCTAGGTTCACATATCATAATTGAGAAATGATGCATGAGATGGATATGTTTCCCGGAGTAGAACGTTGCATTTCAAGGTTTTGGAAATTcgcatttttgtaaaatatagaCCTGTACAGTCAAACCTAAGAATGAAGATAAGATTACCTATAATCTGCAGCTTTGAAATTCAGACCAAAAGATGGTCTCGGGTCTGTAAACGGTAACGACACAAAGACTAAAAAAGTCCCTTTCTGAAAATTGGTCATAAGCTACTTTACTGCGGCGTATGGTACCAATTTACCATTTGATTGGCCTCCTCCGCAAAAGTCATAGAGTTACCATGATAGAGGTGGCATTGATTTTTATGGCATATAAACAATAGGTGTAATGCTaatcaaatgcaatatttcacggtaagaCCCATTTCCAAGTCTCCAtcctaaattttaaaatggtgatAATATTACCGTAATAATATCACCATACTTTATTATTACAGGCGATCGACTCCGAGAAGGCTCAGCTATCAACGTCAGTTTATTAACGTTATCAAGTGTTATTGAAGCATTAGCTGAAGGGAATCCAAAGAAAACTATTCCTTACAGGAGTTCAGTTCTGACAAAACTACTCAAATCAGCTCTCGGTGGAAACAGTAAAACTGTGATGGTGAGCTAGgcatatttattttgtaattctaATATAGCTTGAATCCATTCAATACACGGAATTTGAACAGTTAGAAATTTTTTGCTATTATTTTGAAACTAAATTGATAAGATATaccaaaattatcaaatttctaTATTTCTCAAATCTCAAATTCGGAGTGCTTTTACAGCGCACGGATAATTGCAAGagaagtaaaaataaattgaaagcaTATAATTCATAAGCAAcagatatatatagatatatatttgcTATACCccaaaagattttaatataggatcggattttcatatttattttggggagaggaaagtgatAAAAAGGCTTATTCATCTTTTTCGATATTGTTCTGGTCGGTCTTTATTTCCCATTGTATCTATTATTTTCTCGCAGATTGCAGCATTGAGTCCAGCTGATattaattatgaagaaacaCTTTCTACATTACGATATGCTGATCGAGCGAAAAAAATTCAGAACAAAGCTGTTATCAACTTAAGTCCGACTGAAAAACTCATTCACGATTTGAAATCAGAAAACGCCAGATTACTTCAATTATTAGCATCTCATGCTTCTGGTGGTTCATCGGGGATGACACATGACAAAGGTGACAGAATCTCTCAAAGTGCTGTCTGTTATGTTTGGGTGCATAATACATCAAAAAATCCTTTATTCCTTCCTCAAAAACtgtttccattttttattcaatctttcATGAATCAATAAATATGATATTCCCAATTCACATTCAGACTTTTGCACAGTTCGGATAGCTTATAATAATATGTAACAACGCTTAATaactaaacaatattaataaaaccactccaaaaataaataatttctaaataataataattttttccataaaaacacaaaaatccATCAAGGAGACGAATTCCTCTGCGGTTGAAAAACGTTTCATCTTGCACAACACTATTTTTAATACttgaatttattattacatCCAAAACTCTAAGTATACCCAGGCAAAGCTTTGAATAAAGATCATTCCGTCTCAATGCAAATTTTCCCATTCTTTATTAACGTAACATATCTGTATGTTAAGATTTTATTACAGCTGACTTGGAGCATTTGATCgctcaaaatgaaaaacaaatgaaaGAATCAACAATGTCGtgggaacaaaaattagaagatGCAAAAAGAGGATGGGAATTGGAACATGTATCCGCCTCTGATAAGATGTTCAGCAAAAATCCATATTTTCAAGTatgtttttaatcaatttttgcgTTTATTTCGCGAACGACGTTATGTACAAGCAGGCAATTAGACGTAATGAATGAGACTTGGTTTGCTAGAACCGCAACAGGTTTTTACGTCATCGAAAAAGAGGTAGTCCTTATTTAGTTGGTTTGGGCGTGAACCCGGAATTTCCAACTTTCAATATTAAAGCAGTTGAAGCGATACGCTTTTCATTGGACTAAATGCATTAAATGTATCAAAATTTGTCAGATTTCAATCAGATCACTTCATTCAAAGTCGGTTATTGGTATATGCTCATTAATAGTATTCAGTGTTAATAAAGACCGTCtggtatatttttttttttttaaatagtttgaTGACCACTAGTCAAGAGTCTGAAGTATTCGAACTGATTGTTACTATgcttattaaatattcaattatgTTAATTTACCTCTAGAACGTAAACGAAGATCCACAACTATCTGGGGTGATTAAGAAATTTATTTACGAAGGAGTCACAATGGTCGGCAAATGCAATAATATCGACACAACTAAGAAACCCCATATCGCACTTCGTGGTTTAGGGTAAGTAATACAATTATTCATTAATTGAATCATTATTTTCAGATTTGATATGACAGGGAATCATTAAATAATTTAGGACCTTTGGTACGATGTTCAATTCTGATATCCATGTTTAAATATCATATTTGACCCACGATCAGTTCATTAGTTGAATAAAATACGCAGTAACTGTGCTCGCGTGATGAGTCAGTTGCCTGGTCAcagtttttttaaaaagaaaaaaaattatggcgaaaacaaaatgtaatcgttCAAAAATTCTAGTTGTTAAACCAACTTTTTACCACAGTGTACATACTTGGTTCAAATGTTCACAACAACAATAAACCTGTCACTTATAATAAAGCTATTTCTCTGATCTTTGGTCAAGGGAAtcgatatttttatatcaaagtaaaTAAAGTAAATTGGAAATTATTTGATCTATTTCTTATTCATATTTGCTCTAAAGCCACCTGCTCGGTGATGTGGTGTTTTTTCTTCAGTTGCATAAAatctaacaatttttataaGTGAAAGGCAAATGCTACACGAATGATAATATTGTACAGTACCTATACAGTAATTTTCCAACTTCACAGTTACTGTCATGTTGTTGCAGACGATTTCATTACTTTCATAGTTTCTCATTTTACAAAACcattaaattttactttttcaacgAGCCAATCATTGACGCCGGATAAGCCACAGCCCTAAATATTAAAGAAGATGAGGGGCGGTAGCATTCTTTTCCCtaatatagtaaattttatttgtaatgcCATAACGATTTACTGGAAATGGTGTTGAGACAGTTTGTGGCTTTGGCGTCATATCGATTAATCTTCATCGTAAACTGGTAATACGAGCAAACGTCCCACATTCTTTAAACGTCGATTGTAACATTGGAATGATAACTTATTGAGGTTATTTTTAAAAGCATCAAGATAAATTGTGGTAACTTGTATTCCTATCTTGCTGCATCTTTGAAAAActtataaaaattttttttacaaccGATACATGTCAATGACCTGGTTATTATCTCTGCGGTTGCGAGTATATCCCTAATGGTAATTTGAACTCATTTTGAGTTCAATATTGAGTAAGCTTCCGAAAAAGATGGCACACGCTAAAAAATAATGCCTCATATtgagaaaatgatatttaaataaaacattttaaatttctttttttcggaatttttacaattttagtACATTCATCGCCATTTTGATTTAGACTAGATacatttgaaatcattttgtCAACAATTTTTCACATAAACACTACAGCCAATTGACATTCTGTATCTACCCCACAACTCACACCCTTCTGTTTACATGACCGCTCAATAGCCTTCTGCGGTAGAGGTCATTTGAATGGCGATTTCGACTATCCCATGTCTCATGCATATTTCCATATACGACCGAATCACGGGTCAAATTGATGTTCACTGTCAATCACTTTCTTCTATTATCTCTTCGCGTGATATTTTCATATTCTGTATGAACCGCATTgacttatatataaaataaagtatataCCCATCAACCACAGGTCGCTCAGTCTATTGTAAAAATAGTTAATATTACTGTTACTTTGTAGAAATCGAAGTAAAAGCGAAATATACTTAATGTACAATTCAcaatctaaaatagaaaaatctaTATGTTACCATAGCTGAACAAACTTGAGTCGCATTACCCATAAAGTCATTGTTTGGTTTTGTTTATGACAACCCTTCTTGGCGACTTgactatgacgtcacaaatgtCATAACTCTTAAGAATTTTCTTGGATGCGCCCTATTTAATTTACAGTTGCTTTTGTTAGAGGGATTTACATAAGCTATCATAATTACAGGTTGGAATTTAAACATGCCAGTTACGTTTTTGGATATTcttgcaataaaatttattacccTCTGTCGAGTTTACGTGACCTATAGTATGTAGAAGCCATATTTTATCCAAACATGTTTCGTGCGATCACAGTCTCGTTGCTATTTTTAGTATAATACAATGTCAGCAGCACCAATTTCTTAACTATACAAGACGAGGGAAAcaacttcaatgaaaaattctATATGCAGGATGGAGCAAAAACTCTCTTATATTTCATTACCGTAAATTAatcaattcataaatattttaaaatgtgtttttttgCCTCATCCTGTATATAGCTTTACATTGTTCACAAAATTGCACAAGTTTCATAATTATAGTAATTGGATTTTGAattgataaatttttgaaattctccCAAAAGAAAAACAGATAATTTTGTGAGGACATTGGTAAAAAATGGCATGTGCTATTCTGTAGAATAGATTATAGAACACTGTTTCCCAGCCTATGGGTCGCTGGAAATCTTCTTGGGTTGTTTTTTCAACCAAACATGCTCGCTCAATAGTAATTGCATACGTGAGAAGAACTACAGCATAAAATCTTGGCAGCATCTATTTTGCTCAAATGAACCCATCTCACGATTTCAAAAACTTGCTGATGGCAAACAGGCGCAGTTTTCTCACTTTGCGGTAGTTTCTGGGGAATAAATGTCACGTAAAacgattattttatattttagtcaTTTAATTTTGCGGTCGTAAAAGCACTACATGCCGTTTACCATGTGAGCATATCTTTGGGTtgcgagattttacaaaaatgtatgtattttttttaaatttggattgaaaaaaaagttggtAACCACTGCTATAGCCCCTATGACTACTATCTTTCTCCAAATGCAAGGAATATTGGAACAGCAAGACGGCAATACAAGCGTCATTTTCTTGCTGTATTTATTTTGGTATATAATGACTAAAACATGTGTTGTGAAATGCTGTgataatttgcattttttttttgcataatttgatatttttttgcaGTTATCGACAGCACACACCAATTTTGTCGCTCGAGGTTTCACGACATATACGACTaggttatttatttttaaaggaTCTTTCTTATATGACGTTATTCCCATGTATTTTTAGCATTCAAGATCACCATGCAAACATTATGTGCAACAAAAGTAATGTATATGCAGATCCTATCTCTCCGAATGAAGTCTTTGTCAATGgtgtgaaaatttcaaaaaagacgGCGTTGAAACATGGCGTAAGTAATTTCATTCATAATCGGTTTTTCTGGTGATATTACACGATACTGAGTTggttgaattttttgttttattaattacAAACACGGTTTGTTGTTGTTAAATGGTTGCAAACTAAGTCAGTAAGCATTGTGCAGAACAGTACAAGTGAGGATGCCGTTTGGGGGTAATGGCCGATGTGTATGTGTTCATCTGTAGATTAtataccaaaatatttttttctaaggGAGCACCAAATTTGCATGTTCTCCCTTGCTAACCTTACCTACACCTTCCGTGCCCAATCCTACCAGCTAACCCTGCCTAAACTCCTCATGTCAAGTTTTAGTCGCAAGTTTGGCCCACCTGAACCCGCTAACCCTATCTGAATTCCCCATCACGCCTCTCAACTAGATTTGTTCCATATTTCTCTCGTTCATTCCAAACTTGAACCAGAGCTTCGAACGAAAAGCCCGGCTCATTAACAACTCTGAAATAAGATTGCGACATTAAAAAATGGTACTTATACCTGCAGTGATGAGATTCAAAGTTTTTGAAACGGGTTCTCTAAGTCATCATTTCTCTCACTTAGCGACAAAGCCGTTATCAATTTTCATTACAGGATAGAATCAAAATGGGATCAAATAGTTTGTTTCTATTTGTCGGATTTCCAAACGAAAGAAAAAAGAGCGATGACGAGTTAACGAAGAAGTatgattataatttttttcaaaatgaactTGCTGCAAGTCTAGGAATTAACTACGACTTGAAATCGAAGCAGAAGGACGCAAGCGGGGATGTGAGTATTTTCCTGATTTTCAACGTAAGCACGacaaatttgatttgatttttgcgaACAGACTTCGTTTACTTTGCACTAAGTGATAAGGcacaattctaaatttgaatgacGAGGTTTCATACCTGATGGGTCCGTTATTTCTTAAATTATGCAAGAGTGTAGAGAATTAGTTTATAAGATTTCCAAAACTCAGGGCCTTCCTGAATCTGAACACACATAAATCAGCCTCATAAAaacgaaaaatcatttaataaaaatatactacCAGGAAAATATGAATTTGAACAGATTCAAATACATATTTCATGATACCCTCTACTACACTCAAATCCGGAATACAAAAAACTGGACCTATATAATCAGCATACTTCTTGTCTAATTACTCTGCGCACAAGCTTATCTTTGTGCTTTATCTACACTTTCAAGAGATTTCATAaagtttttaagatttttaatttatatatatattacttactgtactcgaaaataaattttgattcaatatttgTCTCTACAGCTCGGTATCGCAGAAGTTTATCACGATTATTTGACATTGATGCCAATGGTCGCCGAAGTTAATGCCATAAGTGAAGAATTGCAgaaaaatgtttcttttagTTTATTTGTTCTTAATCTTGCCTCTTATGATTCATCTGGACTGGAAAAAGAAAAGGAAGTTGCCGTTAAAGTGGTGCAACAGGTTCGTTTGTGGGTTGAGTACAATATCATAGTTGAATTTTCCTCCTTGACAAAGCACATTATATTTCCCTCGCGGCAAAATTGACTAAAACAGGGATGTGCAACTTTTAATAGGCTTTCCAGTAGTTTCATGCACAAGCATTtgggttattgatcttatgaaaTGCGTTGTTGACTTCGCACAAGGTTGTTGTTGAGGCACTGTGACGTCATAGGTATTGAATTGACCAGACATAGGAACGCCAGTACCAGattaactaaattaaaaactgaattcgtgggccacatttggcccgcaggttgCACGCTCCTGGACTAAAGCATTCGGAGGTATAGGGGGCAAAAAGGGCCATTATGATTTAGATTTAACTATTTTGGGCAACTTTCCAGTGTTTTATGGTAATGTCTAAAAGTCAATGGTTTAGTTTTTATTAAAAGAATCATTACCACAGGAGGTCGTCATTTCGAAGATGACTCTCGTATTCAGTAGGTTCGGATAATTTTATCGCATTAGTCATTATATCACAGATCACAAACCAGGTATGGATTTGGTCGAAAGCAAAATTcacaaatagaaaatatttgatagaagaATTATACAATAATTTCACTGAAAATCCTGAAAGTGTAAATGATATCGCACATGAAGATGATCCTTTCTGGGATCCCGTTGAAGATGTATATCTTGGATGGTAagacttgttttattttatacacACATTACAGTCCTTTACAGTAaatgattttgtatttattaattgaatACAAGCTATAAAGCAGTTATTTATGTCAGAACAGAATTGTGTAAACAATTTTATTGCGGTGAAAATGGGTTTGATGTTGGATAAATTAGTAATTTTTGAAGCAATGACATCAAAATACAATCTGGTTATAATATGTATAGAAATCAATAATGTTTGTGTATAACTTTAATCAACAATTGATTTTTGCAGCGCTCATGCCTGGTTACATAGTCTTGCGTATTGCATGCCATTAGATGATCAAATTGCAATTCTTAATCATTCCGGAAAAGAAGAAGGTCACTTACAAGTATCAGTGTCTCCTTGTACTGCCAATGGAATGTAAGTATGAATAAATGTTGTTTCTCGAACTTTCGTcaattgtaaaaatatatatccagTATCCACAATATATATCTGTCCTAACTCAGAATAGTGGGGCTGGTATAGATATTACTGTTGGGCTTGGTGACATCTAATGTTCTGTGCTTTCCTGTGATCCAGATCCTTTTACTGGtggtaaatattattatttaggtATATCTATAAATTTATACACAATTTATAATTGGTTATGTGTTAATGGTTATGTGCTTTTTCGGAAAACataaatttcttatttattgaGGCTCGTACTCGAAAATGGTAGTGCTAGTAAACGACTGCCCCACGTACGGGGACGAGTGTAGCAATCTGGATGTGTAACCAGCGGGAcacaacatttttgaaaaaccGTTTTTTAAAAGCATACTTTACGAGTCAACGTTGTAATACTCTTATATCaaagcttttttaattttgcttccAAATAAGACCaataaattgtacaatattAATCCATTAGCGAATCGTGAATTGtgactttcaaaatttttttatttatttattttggatagaCATCTATACAATTACCCTCACGCAGTTCGATATATAATCcggtttaattaaaatagtcGAACTGTGTAATTATTACAATATAATTTCCCGTCACACCCATgaactcatatatatattgaaattcatCTTTTGAACGTCCACATAATACAGAGTACAGAGTGATGAAATGATGATATTAGATCCGAACGATTTACTGAACAAAAGATTTGATATTATGATACAAATACAACAATGTATCGGATTAAAATGGATCAAGCAAAACAGCACAAGAGGAATAATGATCAAGTAAGATTGTGAAATTTCACGTTGTACGAACGGGTCATATAAATGATTAAACATATATACTTCAACGAACAAAGTTGCATTTGAGAGCATTCAATTTTTGCAAGAGCTCCAATCATTCGCGCTTGAGCATAATTTTGGTCTAACGGCTATCGATAATCACGGAGCTACCATGTTTTCGAGGTACAGGTACATTGCCCGATTGTTATATCTTATACAACGTATCACAATTTCATGGTGTATTTCGAACCTTCATTCTCAACAAAAACAAGATTCCAACAATATCCTCGAAACCACAATGCTTTTCGCAATGACGTACTGACCAAACCCATTTATTACTCACTGGATTAGGTGACGCTGGACTCGGAGTTGaacatgtgacgtcataatggtcTAAAACCACTTGTATTTTACATTCGTGTACTTTCTCACATGATTTACACGtattcttttatattttaggtTCAAATTATACGATGAGCGATATGGTCATCAAACAAGAGCCTTGTGGCATGTCGTGAACCCACGAGTCAATTTTCAGCAACACATAACTGTGGACAACGTGGATGATGATTTTCTCACTTATCTTCACTCTAATGCTGTTGTATTTGAAGTTTGGGGGTTACAAGGTAAATGCAATAAACCTCAATAATTTATTCTTAATTTCCGATCACATTAGATGTTTTTACAGACGTTGGGAACCGAACtgttgttgttcttagtgtttcgttgttaaatttttttttcgctagTAGACAGATTGAGTTCAAAGTTTCAGTAtatgattcagattcagattcagattttattttcgtcatgcaaaaccaatatacgatatgaaaaaataaaaaaaagacatataacaaattacgaagacggatatcggcttgttgcaatagacgagggatcgcgaaagactcaaagagtcatccagtcagcgacaccttgtagctgcattgaagcagcaaatatagcaaccgaacaactcaatattaaatagtcactaaattcgacacaatcatatatataaaaaggataacaaaaagaatgccacaatgaccacgaaaatttacctaaacattcacttaattagactcaatcacaaaaaggaacaacaaagtttgaaaaataaaatacaggatGTCATAATAACTATGGAGTATTAGATATTTACCTAATTAAACTCAATCATACAGagtaagaacaaaataaaatcgaaataaacaccgAGATACTACAATGATTACATCGTATTGTATGACTCAACAGCGACATCTGTAAGAAGAAGGAACAAATCTTTATACGACTATTAcgtatattttattttccaaattttcccATTTTGTTATTCAATCCCGAATTTTGTAATTTCAGGCGGGCGTGTTGACACTCCTGACACTACATTAGATGATGGGATGATACGAACAAATACTCCACCCCATTCGTCACCACCGTCAACTGCTGCTTCCTTTTCGTCGGCAGAATTTGACGCCATGGTAAAGACCTTAATAAATATGACGTAATTCAATAATTTAATCAAGCCAGATACGGTCACTGATAAAGTTGAATTATCCGCCATATCTATGATCAACTAACAATGTTTTGGTAActtttgatgaattttttttacctaaacCTTTGACACACTCAGAAAATATTGCTGAGCGATAATGATATGATGAAGATACcgataatttaaaatgatatatatttcaatgtaactttaatttttcaatttgctggCGCGTGATGCATCACCATAAATCTATATAGCTTCAATAGATCGTCCGTTCCAGTGCTTGCCCGCGATCAAATTTCCATATAAACACAATTCCCAGGCTTTTAAACTCCGTGATTGAGTTTTAAATGACcgtcttttatttt
This is a stretch of genomic DNA from Styela clava chromosome 2, kaStyClav1.hap1.2, whole genome shotgun sequence. It encodes these proteins:
- the LOC120336222 gene encoding kinesin-like protein KIF28 isoform X2: MPGENVKVAVRVRPFNQREIDANSKCVIQMDGGSTTITNPHTGEKKTFTFDHSYWSHDGYNERSDSMLVPENETSVYADQQCVFNQLGRQVLDNAWEGYNSTLFAYGQTGSGKSYSMLGYGTNKGIVPIACGELFKAIDSADKSNGKQMQVTFSMLEIYNEHVRDLLTNNTKAIPGGLKVRQDRNQSFYVPDLKQLPCRDYKAIERLMEQGTINRTTASTNMNATSSRSHMVITIKFKQVFNNDRGESTTKTSEINLVDLAGSERAKSTGATGDRLREGSAINVSLLTLSSVIEALAEGNPKKTIPYRSSVLTKLLKSALGGNSKTVMIAALSPADINYEETLSTLRYADRAKKIQNKAVINLSPTEKLIHDLKSENARLLQLLASHASGGSSGMTHDKADLEHLIAQNEKQMKESTMSWEQKLEDAKRGWELEHVSASDKMFSKNPYFQNVNEDPQLSGVIKKFIYEGVTMVGKCNNIDTTKKPHIALRGLGIQDHHANIMCNKSNVYADPISPNEVFVNGVKISKKTALKHGDRIKMGSNSLFLFVGFPNERKKSDDELTKKYDYNFFQNELAASLGINYDLKSKQKDASGDLGIAEVYHDYLTLMPMVAEVNAISEELQKNVSFSLFVLNLASYDSSGLEKEKEVAVKVVQQITNQVWIWSKAKFTNRKYLIEELYNNFTENPESVNDIAHEDDPFWDPVEDVYLGCAHAWLHSLAYCMPLDDQIAILNHSGKEEGHLQVSVSPCTANGIVQSDEMMILDPNDLLNKRFDIMIQIQQCIGLKWIKQNSTRGIMIKFKLYDERYGHQTRALWHVVNPRVNFQQHITVDNVDDDFLTYLHSNAVVFEVWGLQGGRVDTPDTTLDDGMIRTNTPPHSSPPSTAASFSSAEFDAMEKELEGAKHEIKSLSDQKEELFQLCRILRKENTNLKTKVKEAKKNNKNGITRPSRPKSASKSEIISKEVQNEKDKTPSSRSSSAASQGNNNVQAELGRALKRYFGDIKPIQSQMQYLLSSEMPPEPARSKHGSVKGDSYDRLRSFADVRQKDIDQLSEGFNKALLTLKSSVAATVRARKTEMQPNGSS
- the LOC120336222 gene encoding kinesin-like protein KIF28 isoform X1, translated to MPGENVKVAVRVRPFNQREIDANSKCVIQMDGGSTTITNPHTGEKKTFTFDHSYWSHDGYNERSDSMLVPENETSVYADQQCVFNQLGRQVLDNAWEGYNSTLFAYGQTGSGKSYSMLGYGTNKGIVPIACGELFKAIDSADKSNGKQMQVTFSMLEIYNEHVRDLLTNNTKAIPGGLKVRQDRNQSFYVPDLKQLPCRDYKAIERLMEQGTINRTTASTNMNATSSRSHMVITIKFKQVFNNDRGESTTKTSEINLVDLAGSERAKSTGATGDRLREGSAINVSLLTLSSVIEALAEGNPKKTIPYRSSVLTKLLKSALGGNSKTVMIAALSPADINYEETLSTLRYADRAKKIQNKAVINLSPTEKLIHDLKSENARLLQLLASHASGGSSGMTHDKDFITADLEHLIAQNEKQMKESTMSWEQKLEDAKRGWELEHVSASDKMFSKNPYFQNVNEDPQLSGVIKKFIYEGVTMVGKCNNIDTTKKPHIALRGLGIQDHHANIMCNKSNVYADPISPNEVFVNGVKISKKTALKHGDRIKMGSNSLFLFVGFPNERKKSDDELTKKYDYNFFQNELAASLGINYDLKSKQKDASGDLGIAEVYHDYLTLMPMVAEVNAISEELQKNVSFSLFVLNLASYDSSGLEKEKEVAVKVVQQITNQVWIWSKAKFTNRKYLIEELYNNFTENPESVNDIAHEDDPFWDPVEDVYLGCAHAWLHSLAYCMPLDDQIAILNHSGKEEGHLQVSVSPCTANGIVQSDEMMILDPNDLLNKRFDIMIQIQQCIGLKWIKQNSTRGIMIKFKLYDERYGHQTRALWHVVNPRVNFQQHITVDNVDDDFLTYLHSNAVVFEVWGLQGGRVDTPDTTLDDGMIRTNTPPHSSPPSTAASFSSAEFDAMEKELEGAKHEIKSLSDQKEELFQLCRILRKENTNLKTKVKEAKKNNKNGITRPSRPKSASKSEIISKEVQNEKDKTPSSRSSSAASQGNNNVQAELGRALKRYFGDIKPIQSQMQYLLSSEMPPEPARSKHGSVKGDSYDRLRSFADVRQKDIDQLSEGFNKALLTLKSSVAATVRARKTEMQPNGSS